In one window of Pseudomonas sp. IAC-BECa141 DNA:
- the rbsK gene encoding ribokinase gives MSANVVVIGSLNMDLVTRAPRLPRGGETLIGHSFATVSGGKGANQAVAAARLGAQVSMVGCVGNDDYGLQLRDALLAEQIDCQAVSVVEGSSGVALIVVDDNSQNAIVIVAGANGSMTPAVIDRFDAVLQAADVIICQLEIPDATVGHALKRGRELGKTVILNPAPASRPLPTDWFAAIDYVIPNESEAAALSGLPVDSLETAEKAAAHLISLGAGKVIITLGAQGSLFADGKGYQHFPAPKVEAVDTTAAGDTFVGGFAAALAAGKTEDEAIRFGQVAAALSVTRAGAQPSIPTTSDVQAFKSA, from the coding sequence ATGTCCGCAAATGTAGTGGTAATAGGCAGCCTGAACATGGACCTGGTCACCCGGGCGCCGCGTTTGCCCCGGGGCGGTGAGACGCTGATCGGCCATTCCTTCGCGACCGTGTCCGGTGGCAAGGGCGCCAATCAGGCGGTGGCCGCTGCTCGATTGGGTGCGCAAGTGTCGATGGTTGGTTGTGTCGGCAATGATGACTATGGCCTGCAATTGCGCGACGCGTTGCTGGCCGAGCAGATTGATTGTCAGGCAGTCAGCGTGGTGGAGGGTTCCAGTGGTGTGGCGCTGATCGTGGTCGATGACAATAGCCAGAACGCGATTGTCATCGTGGCCGGCGCCAATGGTTCGATGACCCCGGCGGTCATCGACCGGTTCGACGCAGTGCTGCAGGCGGCCGACGTGATCATCTGCCAGCTGGAAATTCCCGATGCGACTGTGGGCCATGCGCTGAAACGCGGGCGTGAACTGGGCAAGACGGTCATCCTCAACCCGGCGCCGGCCAGTCGTCCGTTGCCGACGGACTGGTTTGCCGCCATCGATTACGTGATTCCCAACGAGAGCGAGGCCGCCGCCCTCAGCGGTTTGCCGGTGGATTCGCTGGAGACCGCCGAGAAAGCCGCTGCACACCTGATTTCACTGGGCGCTGGCAAGGTCATCATCACACTGGGCGCTCAAGGTTCACTGTTCGCCGATGGCAAGGGTTACCAGCATTTTCCGGCACCCAAAGTGGAGGCAGTCGATACCACCGCCGCCGGGGATACCTTTGTCGGCGGATTTGCGGCTGCACTGGCGGCCGGCAAAACCGAGGACGAGGCCATTCGTTTCGGGCAAGTAGCGGCGGCCCTGTCGGTTACCCGGGCAGGTGCCCAGCCGTCCATTCCCACTACCTCCGACGTACAGGCATTCAAATCCGCATGA
- a CDS encoding I78 family peptidase inhibitor, with protein MPCKFASLGALMVVALLAGCSTTSSESQKDPVATEAGHGRCEASAAEFALGKKASPELLEQARKKAGAQNARFLKPNDMITLEYRSDRLNLNTDQNLVVTRVNCG; from the coding sequence ATGCCTTGCAAGTTCGCGTCACTGGGTGCACTGATGGTCGTTGCTCTTTTGGCTGGTTGCTCTACAACCTCCAGCGAGTCGCAGAAGGATCCCGTGGCGACTGAGGCTGGCCATGGTCGTTGTGAGGCATCTGCTGCGGAGTTCGCTCTCGGCAAGAAAGCTTCGCCGGAGCTGTTGGAGCAGGCACGCAAAAAGGCCGGTGCGCAGAACGCCCGGTTCCTCAAGCCCAATGACATGATTACTCTGGAGTACCGATCCGATCGCCTCAACCTGAATACCGATCAGAACCTGGTGGTTACACGCGTCAACTGTGGCTGA
- a CDS encoding nucleoside hydrolase has product MQRYAQKIHQLIRSLLLLSVITATGAHAAEKIDLIIDTDPGADDVVALLFALASPEELNIRALTTVAGNVRLDKTSRNARLAREWAGREEIPVYAGAPKPMMRTPIYAENIHGKEGLSGVTVHEPKKGLAEGNAVNYLIDTLKKAKPHSITIAMLGPQTNLALALIQEPEIVQGIKEVVIMGGAHFNGGNITPVAEFNLYADPQAAEVVLKSGVKLTYLPLDVTHKILTSDARLKQIAALNNNASKIVGDILNEYIKGDMEHYGIPGGPVHDATVVAYLLKPELFTGRSVNVVVDSREGPTFGQTVVDWYDGLKAPKNAFWVENGDAQGFFDLLTERLKRLK; this is encoded by the coding sequence ATGCAACGCTATGCTCAAAAAATTCATCAATTGATTCGGAGTCTGCTGCTTTTGTCTGTGATAACAGCGACCGGCGCCCACGCGGCGGAAAAGATCGACCTGATCATCGATACCGATCCGGGCGCCGACGACGTGGTCGCCCTGTTGTTTGCCCTGGCCTCCCCGGAGGAGCTGAACATTCGCGCGTTGACCACCGTGGCTGGCAACGTCCGTCTGGACAAGACTTCGCGCAATGCCCGGTTGGCCCGTGAGTGGGCAGGGCGGGAAGAGATTCCGGTATACGCCGGTGCGCCTAAACCGATGATGCGTACGCCGATCTACGCCGAAAACATCCATGGCAAGGAAGGCCTTTCGGGTGTCACGGTACATGAGCCGAAGAAAGGCCTGGCTGAAGGTAATGCGGTCAATTACCTGATCGACACTCTGAAAAAAGCCAAGCCGCACAGCATCACCATCGCGATGCTCGGTCCGCAGACCAACCTGGCCCTGGCACTGATTCAGGAGCCGGAGATTGTTCAGGGGATCAAGGAAGTGGTGATCATGGGCGGCGCTCACTTCAATGGCGGCAACATCACGCCAGTGGCCGAGTTCAACCTGTACGCCGACCCGCAAGCGGCTGAGGTGGTGCTCAAGAGCGGTGTGAAACTGACTTACCTGCCGCTGGACGTGACCCACAAGATCCTGACCAGCGATGCACGCCTCAAGCAGATTGCGGCACTGAACAACAATGCGAGCAAGATTGTCGGCGACATCCTCAACGAGTACATCAAAGGGGATATGGAGCACTACGGCATTCCGGGTGGTCCGGTGCATGACGCTACCGTCGTGGCTTATCTGCTCAAGCCTGAGCTGTTCACTGGTCGTTCGGTGAATGTGGTGGTCGACAGCCGTGAAGGCCCGACGTTCGGCCAGACCGTTGTCGACTGGTATGACGGTCTGAAGGCGCCCAAGAACGCCTTCTGGGTGGAGAACGGCGACGCCCAGGGCTTCTTCGATCTGCTGACCGAGCGTCTGAAGCGTCTGAAATAA
- the rbsD gene encoding D-ribose pyranase, whose product MKKTPLLNVALSRLVASLGHGDMVVIGDAGLPVPPGVELIDLALTHGVPDFVSTLKVVLSEMQVESHALAKEIFDKQPTALSTLEELNDEGSLGRRDLLSHEQFKVLSRQARAIVRTGECQPYCNIVLVSGVTF is encoded by the coding sequence ATGAAAAAGACTCCTTTGCTCAATGTCGCCCTGTCGAGGCTGGTTGCCTCCCTCGGTCACGGCGACATGGTCGTGATCGGTGATGCCGGCCTGCCGGTGCCGCCGGGTGTTGAACTGATCGATCTGGCGTTGACGCACGGCGTCCCGGATTTCGTCAGCACCCTGAAAGTCGTGCTCAGCGAGATGCAGGTGGAAAGCCATGCGCTGGCCAAGGAGATTTTCGACAAGCAACCGACCGCGCTGTCCACGCTGGAAGAGCTGAATGACGAAGGCTCGCTCGGGCGGCGCGATCTGCTCAGTCACGAGCAATTCAAGGTACTCAGCCGACAGGCACGAGCGATTGTTCGTACGGGAGAATGTCAGCCGTACTGCAACATCGTGCTGGTGTCCGGAGTTACATTCTGA
- a CDS encoding asparaginase → MTSALKSFVPGALALLLLLPTALQAKEAETQAKLANVVVLATGGTIAGAGASAANSATYQAAKVGIEQLIAGIPELSTLANVRGEQVMQIASESITNENLLQLGRRVSELADSKDVDGIVITHGTDTLEETAYFLNLVEKTDKPIIVVGSMRPGTAMSADGMLNLYNAVAVASSKEARGKGVLVTLNDEIQSGRDVSKMINIKTEAFKSAWGPLGMVVEGKSYWFRLPAKRHTMDSEFDIKNIKSLPDVEIAYSYGNVSDTAYKALAQSGAKAIIHAGTGNGSVSSRVVPTLQALRKDGVQIIRSSHVNAGGFVLRNAEQPDDKYDWVVAHDLNPQKARILAMVALTKTNDSKELQRMFWEY, encoded by the coding sequence ATGACATCTGCTTTGAAGAGTTTCGTTCCGGGCGCTTTGGCCCTTCTCCTGCTCCTGCCCACCGCCCTCCAGGCAAAAGAAGCTGAAACCCAGGCCAAACTGGCCAACGTGGTGGTACTGGCCACCGGTGGCACCATCGCCGGCGCTGGCGCCAGTGCAGCCAATAGCGCGACCTATCAGGCTGCGAAAGTGGGCATCGAACAATTGATCGCCGGCATCCCCGAACTGAGTACGCTGGCCAATGTGCGTGGCGAACAGGTCATGCAAATCGCCTCGGAAAGCATCACCAACGAAAACCTCCTGCAACTGGGTCGTCGCGTTTCCGAGCTGGCCGACAGCAAAGACGTCGACGGCATCGTCATCACCCACGGCACCGATACACTGGAAGAGACCGCGTACTTCCTGAACCTGGTGGAAAAAACCGACAAGCCGATCATCGTCGTCGGCTCCATGCGCCCGGGCACTGCCATGTCGGCGGACGGCATGCTGAACCTGTACAACGCCGTGGCCGTCGCCAGCAGCAAAGAGGCTCGCGGCAAAGGCGTACTGGTGACCCTGAACGATGAAATCCAGTCGGGTCGCGATGTCAGCAAGATGATCAACATCAAGACCGAAGCCTTCAAAAGCGCCTGGGGCCCGCTCGGCATGGTGGTTGAAGGCAAATCCTACTGGTTCCGTCTGCCAGCCAAGCGCCACACCATGGATTCGGAGTTCGATATCAAGAACATCAAGAGCCTTCCTGATGTAGAAATCGCCTATTCCTATGGCAATGTCAGCGACACCGCATACAAGGCTCTCGCCCAGTCCGGCGCCAAGGCGATCATCCATGCCGGCACCGGCAACGGTTCCGTTTCCTCCCGCGTGGTTCCGACCCTGCAAGCGCTGCGCAAGGACGGCGTGCAGATCATTCGCTCGTCACACGTCAATGCCGGCGGTTTCGTCCTGCGTAACGCCGAACAGCCTGATGACAAATACGACTGGGTGGTGGCTCACGACCTGAACCCACAGAAAGCCCGCATCCTGGCCATGGTCGCGCTGACCAAGACCAACGACAGCAAAGAGCTGCAACGGATGTTCTGGGAATATTGA
- a CDS encoding cold-shock protein: MSNRQTGTVKWFNDEKGFGFITPQGGGDDLFVHFKAIEADGFKSLKEGQTVSFVAEKGQKGMQAAQVRPE; encoded by the coding sequence ATGTCTAATCGCCAAACCGGCACCGTTAAATGGTTCAACGATGAAAAAGGCTTCGGCTTCATCACTCCTCAAGGTGGCGGTGACGACCTGTTCGTACACTTCAAAGCTATCGAAGCTGACGGTTTCAAAAGCCTGAAAGAAGGCCAAACCGTTTCCTTCGTGGCTGAGAAAGGCCAAAAGGGTATGCAAGCTGCACAAGTTCGCCCAGAGTAA
- a CDS encoding sugar ABC transporter ATP-binding protein — MSVSAPNAVLSVSGIGKTYAQPVLTGIDLTLMRGEVLALTGENGAGKSTLSKIIGGLVTPTTGQMQFQGKEYRPGSRTQAEEQGVRMVMQELNLLPTLSVAENLFLDNLPSNGGWISRKQLRKAAIEAMAQVGLDAIDPDTLVGELGIGHQQMVEIARNLIGDCHVLILDEPTAMLTAREVEMLFEQITRLQARGVSIIYISHRLEELARVAQRIAVLRDGNLVCVEPMANYNSEQLVTLMVGRELGEHIDLGTRHIGAPALTVKGLTRSDKVRDVSFEVRAGEIFGISGLIGAGRTELLRLIFGADVADSGTVALGSPAKTVSIRSPVDAVRNGIALITEDRKGEGLLLSQSISANIALGNMPEISSGGFVNNGDETKLAQRQIDAMRIRSSSPTQLVSELSGGNQQKVVIGRWLERDCSVLLFDEPTRGIDVGAKFDIYNLLGELTRQGKALVVVSSDLRELMLICDRIGVLSAGRLIDTFERDSWTQDDLLAAAFAGYQKRDALLNEAAPRDLP; from the coding sequence ATGTCAGTTTCCGCTCCGAACGCTGTCCTCTCGGTCAGCGGTATCGGCAAGACCTACGCGCAACCGGTTCTGACCGGCATCGACCTGACGTTGATGCGCGGTGAAGTACTGGCGCTGACCGGTGAGAACGGTGCCGGCAAAAGCACCTTGTCGAAGATCATCGGCGGGCTGGTCACACCCACCACCGGTCAGATGCAGTTTCAGGGCAAGGAATATCGCCCCGGCAGTCGCACGCAAGCTGAAGAGCAGGGTGTGCGCATGGTCATGCAAGAGCTCAATCTGCTGCCGACGCTTTCGGTGGCGGAGAACCTGTTCCTCGACAATCTGCCGAGCAACGGTGGCTGGATCAGCCGCAAGCAACTGCGCAAGGCCGCCATCGAAGCCATGGCTCAAGTCGGCCTCGATGCCATCGATCCGGACACACTGGTCGGCGAGCTGGGCATCGGTCACCAGCAAATGGTCGAGATCGCCCGTAACCTGATCGGCGATTGTCATGTGCTGATTCTCGACGAGCCGACCGCGATGCTGACCGCCCGCGAAGTCGAGATGTTGTTCGAGCAAATCACCCGGTTGCAGGCGCGCGGCGTCTCGATCATCTACATCTCTCACCGTCTCGAAGAACTGGCCCGGGTCGCACAGCGCATTGCCGTGTTGCGCGACGGCAACCTGGTTTGCGTCGAGCCGATGGCCAATTACAACAGCGAGCAACTGGTCACCCTGATGGTTGGCCGCGAGCTGGGCGAGCATATCGATCTGGGGACTCGCCATATCGGCGCGCCGGCCTTGACGGTCAAAGGCCTGACCCGCTCCGACAAGGTTCGCGACGTGTCCTTTGAAGTGCGCGCCGGTGAGATTTTTGGCATTTCGGGGCTGATCGGGGCAGGGCGCACCGAGCTTTTGCGGCTGATCTTCGGCGCCGACGTCGCGGACAGCGGCACGGTGGCGCTCGGTTCGCCGGCCAAAACGGTGAGCATTCGTTCGCCCGTCGATGCTGTGCGCAACGGCATCGCCTTGATCACCGAAGATCGCAAGGGCGAAGGCCTGCTCCTGAGTCAGTCGATCAGCGCCAACATTGCCTTGGGTAACATGCCGGAAATTTCCAGCGGCGGGTTCGTCAACAACGGCGATGAAACGAAGCTCGCGCAGCGGCAGATCGACGCCATGCGCATCCGCAGTTCCAGCCCGACCCAGTTGGTGTCCGAGTTGTCCGGTGGCAACCAGCAAAAAGTCGTGATCGGCCGCTGGCTGGAGCGCGACTGTTCGGTGCTGCTGTTCGACGAGCCCACTCGCGGTATCGATGTCGGCGCCAAATTCGACATTTATAACCTGCTTGGTGAACTGACCCGTCAGGGCAAGGCGCTGGTTGTGGTGTCCAGCGACCTGCGCGAGCTGATGCTGATCTGTGATCGTATTGGCGTGCTGTCGGCAGGGCGCCTGATCGACACTTTCGAGCGCGACAGCTGGACCCAGGACGACTTGCTTGCTGCCGCGTTCGCCGGCTACCAGAAACGTGATGCGTTGCTCAACGAAGCAGCGCCTAGGGATCTCCCATGA
- a CDS encoding LacI family DNA-binding transcriptional regulator yields MATIKDVAALAGISYTTVSHVVNKTRPVSEEVRLKVEAAIKSLDYVPSAVARSLKAKTTATIGLLVPNSLNPYFAELARGIEDYCERNGYCVILCNSDDNPDKQRSYLRVLLEKRIDGLIVASAGGDSGLAQGLAGVKTPMVIVDRGLEGVDADLVRIDHEYGAYLATRHLLELGHRDIATIGGPASTSVAQMRQAGFSRALKEAGIEVSPSRVLESDYTSTGGYNAASVLLERNPPSAIFAGNDMIGIGVLRAAAERNVRVPAELSVIGFDDIQMSRYVYPALTTVGQSILQLGEMAAEVLLRRIAAPGLATDQRIVTPSIVLRESTAPLSGVFTEYR; encoded by the coding sequence ATGGCAACGATCAAGGATGTGGCGGCACTTGCAGGAATTTCCTACACGACCGTGTCCCACGTAGTAAACAAGACCCGACCGGTGAGCGAAGAAGTGCGGCTCAAGGTCGAGGCGGCGATCAAGAGTCTCGACTATGTGCCGAGCGCCGTGGCCCGTTCGCTGAAAGCGAAAACCACTGCAACCATCGGTTTGTTGGTGCCCAACAGTCTCAACCCGTACTTCGCCGAACTGGCGCGCGGGATCGAGGATTACTGCGAGCGTAACGGTTACTGCGTGATCCTCTGCAACTCCGACGACAACCCGGACAAACAGCGCAGCTATCTGCGGGTCCTGCTGGAAAAACGCATCGACGGCCTGATCGTCGCCTCTGCCGGTGGTGACAGCGGCCTGGCGCAAGGGCTGGCGGGCGTGAAGACGCCGATGGTGATCGTCGACCGTGGACTCGAAGGCGTAGACGCCGACCTGGTGCGCATCGACCACGAATATGGCGCGTACCTCGCGACACGGCATCTGCTTGAACTCGGGCATCGCGACATCGCCACGATCGGTGGTCCTGCCAGTACCAGTGTTGCGCAAATGCGTCAGGCCGGTTTTTCTCGAGCGCTGAAAGAGGCCGGGATTGAAGTGTCCCCGTCGCGCGTGCTGGAAAGCGACTACACCAGCACCGGCGGTTACAACGCGGCTTCGGTCCTGCTTGAACGCAACCCGCCGAGCGCGATTTTCGCTGGTAACGACATGATCGGCATCGGTGTGTTGCGGGCTGCGGCGGAACGCAACGTGCGCGTGCCCGCCGAGCTTTCAGTGATCGGCTTCGACGATATCCAGATGAGTCGCTACGTATATCCCGCGCTGACGACCGTGGGCCAGTCGATCCTTCAGTTGGGAGAAATGGCGGCGGAAGTGTTGTTGCGAAGAATTGCCGCTCCGGGTCTGGCGACGGATCAGCGGATCGTGACCCCGAGTATTGTCCTGCGTGAATCGACTGCACCGCTGTCCGGCGTGTTCACCGAATACCGCTGA
- the thrS gene encoding threonine--tRNA ligase, whose amino-acid sequence MPTITLPDGSQRSFDHPVSVAEVAASIGAGLAKATVAGKVNGKLVDACDIIDSDATLQIITPKDEEGLEIIRHSCAHLVGHAVKQLYPTAKMVIGPVIDEGFYYDIAFERPFTPDDMAAIEQRMQQLIDTEYDVIKKVTPRAEVIEVFKARGEDYKLRLVEDMPNEQAMGLYYHEEYVDMCRGPHVPNTRFLKSFKLTKLSGAYWRGDAKNEQLQRVYGTAWADKKQLAAYIQRIEEAEKRDHRKIGKRLGLFHTQEEAPGMVFWHPNGWTLYQVLEQYMRKVQRDNGYLEIKTPQVVDRSLWEKSGHWANYADNMFTTESESRDYAIKPMNCPCHVQVFNQGLKSYRELPMRLAEFGACHRNEPSGALHGIMRVRAFTQDDAHIFCTEEQMQAESAAFIKLTMDVYRDFGFTDVEMKLSTRPEKRVGSDELWDRAEAALAAALDSAGLPYDLQPGEGAFYGPKIEFSLKDCLGRVWQCGTLQLDFNLPVRLGAEYVSEDNSRKHPVMLHRAILGSFERFVGILIEHYEGAFPAWLAPTQAVIMNITDKQADFVAQVEKTLNESGFRAKSDLRNEKIGFKIREHTLLKVPYLLVIGDKEVEMQTVAVRTREGADLGSMPVAQFAEFLAQAVSRRGRPDSE is encoded by the coding sequence ATGCCAACTATTACTCTTCCCGACGGCAGTCAACGTTCATTCGATCACCCGGTTTCCGTAGCCGAGGTCGCCGCATCCATTGGCGCAGGTCTGGCCAAAGCCACCGTGGCCGGCAAGGTCAATGGCAAGCTGGTCGACGCCTGCGACATCATCGACAGCGACGCGACGCTGCAAATCATCACGCCAAAGGATGAAGAGGGGCTGGAAATCATTCGCCACTCTTGCGCTCACCTGGTTGGCCATGCGGTCAAGCAGCTGTACCCGACGGCCAAAATGGTCATCGGTCCGGTCATTGACGAAGGCTTCTATTACGACATCGCCTTCGAACGTCCTTTTACTCCGGACGACATGGCTGCCATCGAGCAGCGCATGCAACAGCTGATCGATACCGAATACGACGTCATCAAGAAAGTCACTCCGCGCGCCGAAGTGATCGAAGTCTTCAAGGCTCGCGGCGAAGATTACAAGCTGCGCCTTGTCGAGGACATGCCGAACGAGCAGGCCATGGGCCTGTACTATCACGAAGAATACGTCGACATGTGCCGCGGTCCGCACGTGCCGAACACTCGCTTCCTGAAATCCTTCAAGTTGACCAAGCTGTCCGGCGCCTATTGGCGCGGTGATGCCAAGAACGAGCAATTGCAGCGCGTTTATGGCACCGCTTGGGCAGACAAGAAGCAGCTGGCAGCTTACATCCAGCGTATCGAAGAAGCTGAAAAGCGCGATCACCGCAAGATCGGCAAGCGCCTGGGCCTGTTCCACACCCAGGAAGAAGCGCCGGGCATGGTGTTCTGGCACCCGAATGGCTGGACGCTGTACCAGGTGCTTGAGCAGTACATGCGCAAAGTGCAGCGCGACAACGGCTATCTCGAGATCAAGACGCCGCAAGTCGTTGACCGCAGCCTGTGGGAAAAGTCCGGGCACTGGGCCAACTACGCCGACAACATGTTCACCACTGAGTCGGAAAGCCGCGACTACGCGATCAAGCCGATGAACTGCCCATGCCATGTGCAGGTGTTCAACCAAGGCCTGAAGAGCTACCGCGAGCTGCCGATGCGACTGGCCGAGTTCGGTGCCTGCCACCGTAACGAGCCATCGGGTGCCCTGCATGGCATCATGCGTGTCCGTGCATTCACCCAGGATGATGCCCACATCTTCTGCACCGAAGAGCAGATGCAGGCTGAATCCGCTGCGTTTATCAAACTGACCATGGATGTTTATCGCGACTTCGGCTTTACCGATGTCGAGATGAAGCTGTCTACTCGCCCGGAAAAACGCGTCGGTTCCGACGAGCTGTGGGATCGCGCCGAAGCGGCCCTGGCTGCAGCGCTTGATAGCGCCGGCCTGCCATACGATCTGCAACCGGGTGAGGGGGCGTTTTATGGTCCGAAAATCGAATTCTCGCTGAAAGATTGCCTCGGTCGTGTGTGGCAGTGTGGTACCTTGCAGCTCGATTTCAACCTGCCTGTGCGCCTGGGAGCCGAATACGTCTCCGAAGACAACAGCCGCAAGCATCCAGTGATGTTGCACCGTGCGATCCTCGGTTCGTTCGAGCGTTTCGTCGGGATTCTGATTGAGCACTACGAAGGTGCATTCCCTGCGTGGCTCGCGCCAACCCAGGCGGTGATCATGAATATCACTGATAAACAGGCAGATTTCGTCGCTCAGGTCGAAAAAACTCTCAACGAAAGCGGGTTTCGTGCCAAGTCCGACTTGAGAAATGAAAAGATCGGCTTTAAAATCCGCGAGCATACTTTGCTCAAGGTTCCATATCTCTTGGTTATTGGGGATAAGGAAGTCGAGATGCAGACTGTCGCTGTGCGTACTCGTGAAGGTGCTGACCTGGGCTCGATGCCCGTCGCCCAGTTCGCTGAGTTTCTCGCGCAAGCGGTTTCCCGGCGTGGTCGCCCAGATTCGGAGTAA
- a CDS encoding ABC transporter permease: MKTASSAGKSSGNFYGLGTYLGLAGALLAMIALFSVMSSHFLSYNTFSTLANQIPDLMVLAVGMTFVLIIGGIDLSVGSVLALAASTVSVAILGWGWSVMPAALLGMAVAALAGTVTGSITVAWRIPSFIVSLGVLEMARGLAYQMTGSRTAYIGDSFAWLSNPIAFGISPSFIIALLVIFIAQAVLTRTVFGRYLIGIGTNEEAVRLAGINPKPYKILVFSLMGLLAGIAALFQISRLEAADPNAGSGLELQVIAAVVIGGTSLMGGRGSVISTFFGVLIISVLAAGLAQIGATEPTKRIITGAVIVIAVVLDTYRSQRASRRG; the protein is encoded by the coding sequence ATGAAAACTGCATCTTCCGCCGGCAAATCCAGTGGCAATTTCTACGGCCTCGGCACTTATCTGGGCCTGGCTGGCGCCTTGCTGGCAATGATTGCGCTGTTCTCGGTCATGAGCAGCCATTTCCTGTCGTACAACACCTTCAGCACTCTGGCCAACCAGATTCCCGATCTGATGGTTCTGGCGGTGGGCATGACGTTCGTACTGATCATTGGCGGAATCGACCTGTCGGTAGGCTCGGTACTGGCACTCGCGGCATCCACTGTCAGCGTGGCGATTCTTGGCTGGGGCTGGAGCGTAATGCCGGCTGCCTTACTGGGTATGGCCGTCGCGGCGTTGGCCGGCACAGTTACCGGCTCGATTACCGTGGCGTGGCGAATTCCGTCATTCATCGTGTCTTTGGGTGTCCTGGAAATGGCCCGTGGCCTGGCCTATCAGATGACCGGTTCGCGCACCGCCTATATCGGTGATTCCTTCGCCTGGCTTTCGAACCCGATTGCCTTCGGCATTTCGCCATCGTTCATCATTGCCTTGCTGGTCATTTTTATTGCCCAGGCCGTTCTGACCCGTACCGTGTTCGGTCGCTACCTGATCGGCATTGGCACCAACGAAGAAGCGGTGCGGCTGGCGGGGATCAATCCAAAACCCTACAAGATCCTGGTGTTCAGCCTGATGGGGCTGCTCGCCGGTATTGCGGCGCTGTTCCAGATTTCCCGGCTGGAAGCGGCCGACCCGAACGCCGGTTCCGGCCTGGAGCTACAAGTGATCGCCGCTGTGGTGATCGGCGGTACCAGCCTGATGGGCGGGCGTGGTTCGGTGATCAGTACCTTTTTCGGTGTGTTGATCATCTCCGTGCTGGCGGCCGGTCTGGCGCAGATTGGCGCGACCGAGCCGACCAAGCGCATCATCACCGGTGCGGTGATCGTGATCGCCGTGGTGCTCGACACCTACCGCAGTCAACGTGCAAGCCGACGGGGCTGA
- a CDS encoding sugar ABC transporter substrate-binding protein, whose protein sequence is MKLPFAGRLLAVAMLAAASAALPVSSAFAESPEKPKVALVMKSLANEFFLTMEDGAKAYQKEHSADFDLISNGIKDETDTAGQTRIVEQMILAKVNALVIAPSDSKAMVPVIKKAVDAGITVINIDNQLDPAVIKSKNISVPFVGPDNRKGARLVGEYLAKQLKAGDEVGIIEGVSTTTNAQQRTAGFKDAMEAAQIKVVSLQSGDWEIDKGNKVAASILSEYPDVKALLAGNDSMAVGAVSAVRAAGKAGQVQVVGYDNINAIKPMLKDGRVLATADQYAAKQAVFGIETALKIIKGEKVDSGANGVIETPVELVTK, encoded by the coding sequence ATGAAGCTGCCATTCGCTGGACGTCTTCTTGCTGTCGCCATGCTGGCTGCCGCATCCGCCGCACTGCCTGTCTCTTCGGCTTTCGCCGAATCCCCTGAAAAACCCAAAGTCGCCCTGGTCATGAAATCCCTGGCCAACGAGTTCTTCCTGACCATGGAAGACGGTGCCAAAGCCTACCAGAAAGAACATTCCGCCGATTTCGACTTGATCTCCAACGGCATCAAGGACGAAACCGATACGGCGGGGCAGACGCGCATCGTCGAGCAGATGATTCTGGCGAAGGTCAACGCTCTGGTCATCGCACCGTCTGATTCGAAGGCGATGGTGCCGGTGATCAAAAAGGCGGTCGATGCCGGTATCACCGTGATCAACATCGACAACCAGCTCGATCCGGCCGTGATCAAAAGCAAAAACATCAGCGTTCCGTTCGTAGGTCCGGACAACCGCAAGGGCGCGCGTCTGGTGGGCGAATACCTGGCCAAGCAACTGAAGGCCGGTGACGAAGTCGGCATCATTGAAGGTGTCTCCACGACGACCAACGCCCAGCAGCGTACTGCTGGCTTCAAGGATGCGATGGAAGCTGCGCAGATCAAGGTTGTTTCCCTGCAGTCCGGCGATTGGGAAATCGACAAAGGCAACAAGGTGGCCGCTTCGATTCTCAGCGAATACCCGGACGTCAAGGCGCTGCTGGCCGGTAACGACAGCATGGCCGTGGGTGCTGTTTCCGCCGTGCGCGCTGCCGGCAAGGCCGGTCAGGTGCAGGTTGTCGGTTATGACAACATCAATGCCATCAAGCCAATGCTGAAGGACGGCCGCGTTCTGGCGACTGCCGACCAGTACGCCGCGAAACAAGCGGTGTTTGGCATCGAGACCGCGCTGAAAATCATCAAGGGCGAGAAAGTCGACAGTGGTGCAAATGGCGTGATCGAAACGCCGGTCGAGCTGGTCACCAAATAA